A genome region from Nicotiana tabacum cultivar K326 chromosome 13, ASM71507v2, whole genome shotgun sequence includes the following:
- the LOC107822598 gene encoding putative serine/threonine-protein kinase PBL7, with protein MGCFLCSNKKLEKKQEISKSADQIPSSLEKLKDSSKNGGSGHIAAHTFTFRELAAATKNFRADYLLGEGGFGRVYKGRLERTNQIVAIKQLDQNGLQGNREFLVEVLMLSLLHHPHLVNLIGYCADGDQRLLVYEYMPLGSLEDHLHELSPEKRRLDWNTRMKIAAGAAKGLEYLHDKANPPVIYRDLKCSNILLDEDYNPKLSDFGLAKLGPVGDKTHVSTRVMGTYGYCAPEYAMTGQLTLKSDVYSFGVVLLEIITGRRAIDTSRAAGEQNLVAWARPLFKDRRKFSQMADPMLQGQYPVRGLYQALAVAAMCVQEQPNMRPLIADVVTALNYLASQNYDPGTQPVQRPHSGASTPRPRRDL; from the exons atgggatGCTTCCTTTGTTCaaacaagaaattagaaaagaagCAAGAAATTAGCAAGTCTGCTGATCAGATCCCATCCTCTTTAG AAAAACTGAAGGATAGCTCCAAAAATGGTGGATCTGGACATATCGCAGCACATACATTTACATTTCGTGAATTAGCTGCTGCAACCAAAAATTTCAGGGCAGATTATCTCTTGGGAGAAGGAGGCTTTGGTAGAGTATATAAAGGGCGGTTAGAGAGAACCAATCAG ATCGTGGCCATCAAGCAACTTGACCAAAATGGATTGCAAGGAAACAGGGAATTCCTTGTTGAGGTCCTGATGTTAAGCCTACTTCACCATCCACACCTTGTCAACTTGATTGGATATTGTGCTGATGGAGATCAGAGACTTCTAGTTTACGAGTACATGCCGTTAGGATCACTGGAAGACCATCTACATG AGCTTTCACCCGAAAAAAGACGACTAGACTGgaatacaagaatgaaaattgCGGCCGGTGCTGCCAAGGGGCTAGAGTACTTGCATGATAAAGCGAATCCACCTGTTATATACAGGGATTTAAAATGCTCCAATATTTTGCTTGATGAAGATTATAACCCGAAGCTATCTGATTTTGGGTTGGCTAAGCTGGGTCCTGTAGGCGACAAAACCCATGTTTCCACAAGAGTCATGGGAACCTATGGTTATTGTGCACCAGAATATGCAATGACGGGGCAGCTTACACTTAAATCTGATGTTTACAGTTTTGGAGTTGTTCTTCTAGAAATTATTACTGGTAGAAGGGCAATTGACACGTCAAGAGCTGCTGGGGAGCAGAATCTGGTTGCATGG GCTCGACCATTGTTCAAAGACCGTAGAAAGTTCTCACAAATGGCTGATCCAATGCTTCAAGGTCAGTATCCAGTTAGAGGCTTGTATCAAGCTCTTGCAGTAGCCGCAATGTGTGTCCAGGAGCAGCCCAACATGCGCCCTCTCATAGCTGACGTAGTTACAGCCCTAAACTATCTTGCTTCCCAAAATTATGACCCTGGAACTCAACCAGTCCAAAGGCCTCACTCAGGCGCGTCGACTCCGAGACCAAGAAGGGATTTGTGA